The Streptomyces durmitorensis genome contains the following window.
GCGTCGCGGACCATCAGGGCCAGGCGCAGATGCGTACGCGAGGGGGCGTCGGCCACCACGACGGACAGCAGGTCCCCGTTCTCCACCGGCCCCCGGCTGATCTCGGCCCGGCCGGTCACGTCCACCTCGCCGTGCTCCGTCAGCCGGTCCACCCAGAGCAGGGCGCCGACGGCGAGGAGGACGGAGAGCGCCGAGACGAGGGCCTTCGTCGCGGACGGGGCGACGATCCCGACGATGCGGGCGCCCGCGAGCAGGAGGGCGAGCCCCAGCAGCACATAGACGCCCGCGTACTGGCTCTGTGGCCCCCCGGGCGCGATGACCAGGGCCGTCGTGCCGAGGCCGAGGACGATGAGGAAGGGCGGCCAGTTCCACACCCGCCAGGTCGACGCGTCGCCCACGGCGTTCTTCAGGCCGTCGCCGAGGACGAGACTGATGACGAAGTCGCCGAGCACGCGGCCGACCGCGACCGCCTTGTTCCCCTCCGCGCGGGTCTCGGACCGGCTGGGCCGCTGGGTCCGGGCCGTGCGGGGGCTCATCTGCCGCTCTGCGGGTCGCCGTCGAAGTTGATGGTGAAATCGCCCCGCACCGTCTCCACGGCGACCGCGTGCTTGCCGTACGCGTGTGCGCCGCCGCCCTGCCGTACCCCGGCCGCGGCCCGCTCGATGTGCCCGCGCAGCGCGTCGGCGCCGAGCTCACCGCCGGCGAGCCACTCCCCCACCGCGGCCTCCAGGGCGCCCCGCGCCTCTTCGGGCAGACCGGCTATCGCACCAGCGGCGGCGGTGGCGGTGCCCTCGTCGTCCCCGCGCGGCCTGCGCAGCACGACGTCGAGGAACGTCCGGCCCCGCGCCACGACGCTCTGGGCCACCTCGTCACGGGCGGTGGTCGCGACGGCGGCCCCCATGGACAGCGCGGCCGAGCTGAGGAACGCGGCGATGGCATCGGCAGACGTCAGCAGTTCGGACAAGTCGGTTCTCCTTCCCGCGTCGTGCGCGGCGACCGGGCCCTGCGCATGGACACGCGGCATACGAACACCCCTCCGGAGAAAGGGAGTTACCCGCGATGGGGCTGGTGCACACCATGCCCTGTGAAACTGTTGTCCTGAGGCCGATCCGCCATTCCGTACGCTTGGTGAACCATCACGACCATGTACGCACGCAGGAGACGAGCCCCATGTACTTCACCGACCGTGGCATCGAGGAGCTGGAGAAGCGGCGCGGCGAGGAGGAGGTCACTTTCGAGTGGCTCGCCGAGCAGCTCCGGGTCTTCGTGGACCTCAACCCGGACTTCGAGGTCCCGGTGGAGCGTCTCGCCACCTGGCTGGCCCGTCTGGACGACGAGGACGAGGACGAGTAGTCCGCTCCTGGTCCGCTCCTGGTCCGCTCCGCCGGCCCGGGTCACCTGGTCCACGTCACCCGACGAGCGCCGGGGCCGGCGCGGGCCACTGAGGCAGCGGCAGCGCTCCCGGCTCGCTCGATCGTCCTGTCGACCCCGCACAGCACTTCGGACCCCGACCAGCCGGCCCGCCTGCTCGCCCTCACCCTCGCCCTCGACGCGATCCACGCGCGCGGGCTGATCCACGCACGCGACTGATCCACGCACGCGACTCCACGCACGCGGCCAGAGCCCGTCAGCTCCGGCCGGGCCCCGCGTCAGCCGCCCGCACCCTGTCGTACGCGAATCCCAAAGAGCCGTGCACCATCAGGAGCACCCCCGCCACGGCCCATCCCCCGCTGCGCCGCCGCACGGCCCATGCGGCGAGCGGGAGCCCGGCGGCCATCTGCGCCACGGCCAGCGCGCGAGCCCGCGGCCCCCGCAGCCACGGCCCGAGACGCCCCCGCTCGACGACGTCGAGCTCCGCCCGCACCGCGTCCCGCCACCCCGACCACTCGACCTCCCGCACACCCGGCACGACCCGTGCCACCGCGCGCAGCCGGTCCGCGGGCTCACCCGGACCGAGGCCGGTCGGCAGCGCCACTCCCGCCCGCGCGAGAACGGCGAGCAGCCCCAGGAGCCGCGCACGGGCGTCGGCCTCCGTGTCCGGGCGCCCAAGGGCCTCCAGGGACTGCATGTCCAGGACGGGGTCGAGCCCGAGGCGCGCGGCGAAGGTGCGCAGCGCCTCGTCCTCTCCGACGGGCGTCCCGTTCGCCAGCCATACGTATTCGACGGTGCGCCGGAAGCCCGCCGCGAGGGTGCAGCCCGACCGGTCGGAGTCCCACCACAGCGCGAGCACCGGCCAGATAGACCCGACGGCGAGCGCGGTGGCCCACCCCGTGAGGACCCGGTCCACCGGTTCGTCGCCGTGCACCCAGGGCTTGCCCTCGGGCACCAGCACGCTCCACTCGTGGCCCGCGTGGGCGAGCAGCATCCGTTCGCGCAACAGGCGGGCGGCGGGCTCGACCACGTCGGGTTCGGCCCGGCAGAGCAGCAGGGCACCGGCGGCGGCGTGCTCGAAAGCTTCGGACGACATGGCCCCACGCTAGGTCAAATCGCCATATTCGGCGCAGAGAAGCGACGGTGTCTTGACTTTCCGTTACCGCGATATATCGTGTATCTCAGAGACGCGATATGGCGCGTTGCGATCCGGGCTTCCGGGCCCTCCCGTCCACCGTTGTCCAGCACGCCCGAGGAGGTCAGCCCGATGTCAGAGTGGTCCGTCGCCGAGCCCCAGAAGCTCACGTTCGACGCCCCCGTGAGGACACTCCATGTGCGCGTCGTCAACGGAACAGTGAACGTCGTGGGCACCGACGAAGTTTCCGCCCGGCTCGAGGTCTCCGAGATCGAGGGGCCGCCGCTGACCGTCACGCAGTCGGACGGCACGCTGTCCGTCGCCTATGACGACCTGCCCTGGAAGGGCTTCCTCAAGTGGCTCGACCGCAAGGGCTGGCGCCGCAGCGCCGTGGTCTCGCTGGCCGTCCCGGCGGGCACCCGCGTCGAGGTCGGCGTCGTGGGGGCCGGCGCCGTGGTCTCGGGGATCGAGGGGCGCACGGAGGTCAAGGGCGTCACCGGCGACACCACCCTCGTCGGCCTCTCGGGCCAGGTCCGCGCCGACACGGTCTCGGGCAGCGTGGAGGCCCAGGGCATCACGGGCGACCTGCGGTTCAACTCGGTCTCCGGTGACCTGACCGTCTTCGAGGGCGCGGGCTCCTCCGTTCGGGCAGATTCGGTGAGCGGCTCGATGATCGTGGACATCGACCCGACGGGCGCGCCGGCGGACATCGGTCTGACGAGCGTCTCCGGTGAGATAGCGATCCGGCTGCCCCACCCGACGGACGCGGACGTGGAGGCGAACACCGCGAGCGGGTCGGTGTCCAACGCGTTCGAGGACCTGCGGGTCAGCGGCCAGTGGGGCGCGAAGAAGATCACCGGCCGCCTGGGCTCGGGCAGCGGAAAGCTCAGGGCGACGACGGTCTCGGGCTCCATCGCGCTGCTGCGCAGGCCGCCGACGGAGGAGGATCCGTCCGACGAGGTCCCACCGACCGCGTCCCCGTCGGACGCGACGGACCCGACGGACCCGACGGACCCGACAGGACCCACGGACCCCACGGACCCGACGGACACTCCCCCGACGGGCACTCCCCCGACCGACGACGCCGCCCCGACCGACAAGAAGGTGCTCTGAGATGGCCCCCGTGTTCGCCCACGGCCGACTGCGCCTGTATCTGCTGAAGCTCCTCGACGAGGCCCCGCGCCACGGCTATGAGGTGATCCGCCTCCTGGAGGAGCGCTTCCAGGGGCTGTACGCACCTTCGGCCGGGACGGTCTACCCCCGCCTGGCGAAGCTGGAGGCCGAGGGCCTGGTCACGCACACCACGGAGGGCGGCCGCAAGGTGTACGCCATCACGGACGCGGGCCGCGCCGAACTGGCCGACCGCAGCGGTGAGCTGGCCGATCTGGAGCTGGAGATCCGCGACTCCGTCGCCGAGCTCG
Protein-coding sequences here:
- a CDS encoding DUF6104 family protein, whose amino-acid sequence is MYFTDRGIEELEKRRGEEEVTFEWLAEQLRVFVDLNPDFEVPVERLATWLARLDDEDEDE
- a CDS encoding DUF4097 family beta strand repeat-containing protein, which translates into the protein MSEWSVAEPQKLTFDAPVRTLHVRVVNGTVNVVGTDEVSARLEVSEIEGPPLTVTQSDGTLSVAYDDLPWKGFLKWLDRKGWRRSAVVSLAVPAGTRVEVGVVGAGAVVSGIEGRTEVKGVTGDTTLVGLSGQVRADTVSGSVEAQGITGDLRFNSVSGDLTVFEGAGSSVRADSVSGSMIVDIDPTGAPADIGLTSVSGEIAIRLPHPTDADVEANTASGSVSNAFEDLRVSGQWGAKKITGRLGSGSGKLRATTVSGSIALLRRPPTEEDPSDEVPPTASPSDATDPTDPTDPTGPTDPTDPTDTPPTGTPPTDDAAPTDKKVL